The Myxocyprinus asiaticus isolate MX2 ecotype Aquarium Trade chromosome 46, UBuf_Myxa_2, whole genome shotgun sequence genome includes the window CTTAGAGAGTTACATTAAACCGCAGCCCACAAACCACACCACGGACAAACTCTTTCGACGAGGAGCCAGCAAAGCCCTTTGTTCCATGCCGGTCTGTGATGCCTTCAGCCCCAGTGAAGGCAATGTAGACGAGGGGGATTGCGTTCGAAAGTGTGCCACCCTCAATTTGACACTAGCTACCGAATCGTGTCGAGAAAAGCGCCACGTGGCCATTAAAACAGTGCGCATACCAGAGGTGAATGACCTCAAGGCGCTAATCGAAGACCCTCGGCTTAACATGAAAGTGATCCAGCTTGTGAGGGACCCACGTGGGATATTATCTTCACGGATTGAAACCTTTCGGGACACGTACCGTCTGTGGCGGATCTGGAGAGCCACAGGGCGGAAACCATACAACTTGGATTTGACCCAGCTCACAACAGTGTGCGATGACTTCCTGAACTCGGTGTCCACAGGTTTAAGCCGGCCGCCGTGGCTTCGGGGAAGGTACATGCTGGTAAGGTATGAGGACCTGGCCAGGAACCCGCTCCAAAAAACCAAGGAGGTTTATGAGTTCCTGGGTCTTTCCATGGAAAAGAGCATTGTGGACTGGATACATAACAACACCAGAGGCAATAATGATGTGTCAGCAAAGCATAAGTATGGCACGTTGAGGGACTCCGCGGCCAACGCAGAAAGCTGGAGGTTGAAATTGTCTCATGACATAGTTGATTACACGCAAACTGTTTGTCAGCACATTTTAGACGAGCTTGGCTACAAAGCTGTCAACTCCCCCGAGGAGCTGAAAAACATGTCGCTCTCGCTCATTGAGGACAAAACCTTCATACCTTTTTTGTAACAAAGGTTATCGTGTGCACGCACAACTATTTTTCTACATTTATATTGTACATTTAAGCCTTAATGTGATTGACATTTGcactatgaactgtttttgtactTTGGAGACTCCCTCGCAGTCACTATGATTTTCTGAACAGCACAAGAACCAAAACCCTTAGCTGTAAAGAGATCGTAACTTCACCTTGATTGCTCATTATTTATATACTAGAACAGAGCACCACACTACTGACAAAGAAAATTTCTGTATGCTGGCCATTGCTATGACAAAAGTGAATGTGAATATTTTGTCGGTCAAAGGACCCAAACTATTCCCAAGAAAAACAGACCTAATGTGGGACTGAAATGCTGTCATATATAATAACAGCTGTGCAATAAAATTGTGAATGTTTCAGTTAGACTATTTCTCAGGTTGTTTCTCAGTGTAAATTCTTGACTGCCACAACTTGAAacagagtttaaaggaatattccagacaagttaagcttaattggcagcatttgtggcataatgttgattaccacaaaaattgattttgacttgttcctccttttctttaaaaaaagcaaaaatctgggttccagtgagggggaagtgaatggggccaatctgcaaATGTTAAAACACTCACTTTTTCAAACAATATGCATGGTAATATgttacacttttttctttttttttttctttttgtggtaatcaacattatgccacaaatgctgctgattgtgcttaacatgtattgaacccagaatattcctttaagattgtgTATGGTTTGCTTTTAGAATGTATTATGCATTGGTGCTGTATCCAggggagaaaaagaagaaaaaatccactacaGCAAAGCATAATGCAATCCAATTTATAGTGTggaaaaacaataattttatgttatttccATATGAAATGCATGGAATCATTCATTCTTTAGTTAATTTCCTTGTCATCATATTACTAATTTGTGTCTTTCATTGATACAGTGCATGTAGATTTATATTTAGTGTCCATGGGGATAATGTTTGGCTCAATGTATTTAAAGAGACTTTTGCTATTTTTGAAATTTTAACAAATCTAGAAACAGGAATGAGACATTATCACCGGCAAAACAATACACTTTTGATCTTGTGTAGATAATTGAAAACAGACTATTGCTTACATTGTGCCTGTTATAGTTTGTTTTTGATTGTGTATGTGACTTTTGCATCACTGTCACACTGACCTTAATTTGCCTTAATGCTTCATGGATTTAACATAATCTAGATAATCTGGATTCGCATTCAGGTTAGTAAACCAGAGACCAAATTTGGTTTTTGATCCCATCAATTCCTAACCCTCATTTGGTTTAAATGGGGGaattcaaaggaatattccgggatcaatacaagttaagctcaattggcagcatgttatcacaaaaatgtatttcaacttgtgtcttgtttacttaaaaaaaaggaaaaatctgggttacagtgagaggcacttacaaagcctttattcacagcagcgccatctttgatttttgacgggaatgacaacgaggctgtcaGGGATAGATTTACCATCTCTTTAATGACATCCACTGTATTTAAAGCTATCAAAACTCCTCTATATTACATccaattttccacaactcatgctgtctggagtttttttattttattttttttatttcttgaaaatatatttttcaatgtgTCATCAGTGGAACGACCCAAAAACACTTGAAACAACTGAACCACCCATTGAAGGGACTGTACGCCTATctttcacagcctcgttttcattcccgtcaaaaatcaaagatggaactgctgtgaataaggtcaatggaagtgaatggggccaagtcactgtttcaaaatgtgataaaattgctttctaaccttttcattgtaaagttatatccaatttgacaacttcgttgtcatgacgacattgtaaaccctgtaatcccacaaaaaatatgattttacaattttacagctcaaataataggcAAAGTTTTAACAGGAAttaatgcttgttttttttttccctctctctcttttttttaaaaggagggacaaatcgaaatgtatttttgtggtaatcaacactatgccgcaaatgctgtcaattgagcttaacttgtatcgaacccggaatattcatttaacattCCATCTTCAATTTTATATCTACTTGAGCAATATCAAACTACTTTGTGGGTATGAGAAGACTCCAAAAATGGATTATTTTTCATTGAATAAGATGCATCCTTACTGACTATTTATTGTTGAGCATTTCACCACAGTCATGTGTCACAGACATTGCCATCTTAATGTCATGCAAGGTGCCATTGTCTGTTTGATTTGACCTTTCAGGACATCTAGGAGAAATTACACCCCCTTGTGGTGTGAAGAATAGCTAATCATGCCCACTTTTGATTATTGGGCTGAATCGGAGTGGACTGTCTCTGATTTAAACAACAGAGGATCCATTAGTAGTAATGAAACCTTCAGACACCCTCAGACGTAAACTTGTATAGTGACCCCGCTTTTATATTTTCAAGTACTAAGCACATTTCTTTAAGTGGTACTATAGAACTTTAGCGACTGAGGACTGTGTGTTTTAAGTTTTACCTTGAAATGGTGGCATTGCCTGTTaatatgaaaatgtttacaaAGCCTTTAAGAGAGCTATTCTTACTAACAGTGGTGCTTTTATCAATTGTGCAAGCTTTATGTAATTTCATGGAAATTCTGTGTGTAGGTAATGAGACTAGCCGCCAGTACTGTCTTGGCAAACATCTTTATCTCTGTGTGCCAACCTAATTTTGAGGTAACAatttacaaaaaggttctatttgttaacatattctatttgttaatgcattagttaacacgaactaaaaaagaacagtacttttatagcatttattaatattggtaaatgttaatttcatcatatagtaatacatttttaaaatcaaaagttgtacatgttaacattagttaatgcactatgaactaacatgaactaacaatgaacaaatgcatttttgttatctaac containing:
- the LOC127435617 gene encoding carbohydrate sulfotransferase 1 translates to MQCSWKAVILLALVSIAIQYTAIRTFTTKPFHMCPVPNPLNCGLGQDVESFDRTCDEYPYFNYNSSRKIHILILATTRSGSSFVGQLFNQHSDVFYLFEPLYHVQTTLIPHLSPSRYAVERRVMLGASRDLLRSLYNCDLHFLESYIKPQPTNHTTDKLFRRGASKALCSMPVCDAFSPSEGNVDEGDCVRKCATLNLTLATESCREKRHVAIKTVRIPEVNDLKALIEDPRLNMKVIQLVRDPRGILSSRIETFRDTYRLWRIWRATGRKPYNLDLTQLTTVCDDFLNSVSTGLSRPPWLRGRYMLVRYEDLARNPLQKTKEVYEFLGLSMEKSIVDWIHNNTRGNNDVSAKHKYGTLRDSAANAESWRLKLSHDIVDYTQTVCQHILDELGYKAVNSPEELKNMSLSLIEDKTFIPFL